ATTTCATGTAATGCTGCCGTTCCAATTATGGAACAGCAATGTCCTTTTTGAATAACACCACTGCCAAGTGCACAGGCTCCTACATCCATAGGACCTGAAGTTACAATTACATCTTTATTCAATTTCAACTCATCTGCTAGTTCTCCTAAAATATGAAACGCATTTTCTTTTGCACTTTTTATTGGAGGGTATTTATCACGATATTTTTCTATACCGCATATTTTGAATGCCTCATCCATGTATGTACGATCTTTCTGATTAATCATAATGAGTGATTGATCAGTAGCATCAGTTGTTATTTCTCCTGTGAATTTATAAAATAAATAGTCTTTTAGATGTAACAAATGTTTACTTTTATCTAGATTTTCTTTTTCATACTTTTCCATCCATCTAACTATACCGTTTTGGTTTCCAGTAAAAATACGAGTCCCAGTTAATTCAAAAAGTTTATCACAAGTTCCATCTTTAACCCATTCATCAACAAATTCACTAGCTCTTCCATCACAAAAGCAACATCCATTACGCACAGGTTCAATATTCTCATCTACCATCCAAAGACCATCACCCTGAGCTGTTATTCCTATCCCAACAATATTATCTTTGGAATATCTAGAAGTAATATCTTTTATGCAAAGCTTTGCTTTCCCCCATATTTCATACATATCTTCTTCATACTGATTTTCCTTAGGAAAGATACCTGTAAGTGCAAATGCTTTTTTAGCTATTTCTTTTCCTTTAAGATTAAACAGTACCGCTTTAATGCTTGTAGTCCCTGAATCAATTCCGATAAAATATTTTTCCAAAATTCTAACCCCCAGTTAATGAAATATAATTTAATAGTTATTTTATATATTATCTATGAAACCTTAGTAACTTTAATTTTTCTTTGTTTTCTTTCTCTAATAATTGTAGAAAGAGAACTGAATGAAATAGCTATTACAACTACAAAGCCACTAACTGCGGACTGCCAATATACATTAACACCAAATAATACAATCATATTTTGTATAATACTGATTATAGCTGCACCAATAAGTGCACCTGCTGGATTACCAATACCACCTGTTAATGCAACACCACCAATTACCGATGCTGCAATTGAGTTCATTGGCCAATTTTGACCAATAGAAGATTGGGCTGACCCTAATCTAGCAACATATAATATGCCTGCTAAAGCAGATATTAATCCAACCATTCCATAGATCATACCACGAATTTTATCTACTTTAATACCAAGAATCTTTGCTGCTTCTTTGTTGTTACCAATGGCATAAATATATCTACCTGTTTTAGTCTTTTTTATTAAGAACATAACTAAAACAAGTACTATAAGCGTAAAAACAAAAGGAATTGGAATAGGTCCAAGATTGCCTTTACCTAAAAAATGTATAGTTGATGGTATACCCGTAATGGCTTTCCCTTTTGTTAATACCAAGTTAATACCTCCATAAACACCTTGCATACCAATGGTAGCAACCATTGCATTTAATCTTAATTTAGTAATTATCAATCCATTGGTATATCCTAAAATTAATCCTACGATTAATCCCGCAATAAGAGCTAAATAGGGATTTAATCCCCAGTTCATCATCATCATACCTGACATAATTCCACTTAAAGATGCAATTTTACCTACGGATAAATCTAATTCTCCAATGAGCAATAGCAGAGATTGACCAATACCAATCATACCGATAAATGCTAAATCTCTAACAAGAGATTGCAAATTATAGATATCCAAAAAGTATGGTGAAAAAATACTTGCTAATGCAATCATTAGTATAAGTACTGCTCCAATAGCAGTCATATTGCTTTTTTTTAATGAATTAATAAACGTGATATTCTTTTTTATTATTTTTTCACTCATAATAAACGACTCCTTCTTATTCTATCTCACGCCAATAATAGAACCTAAAAGTTCCTCTTTATCAGCACTTATATCAAATTCACCCGCTTTTCTACCATTGTATAATGCAATGATTCTATTGGAGCATTTCATGATTTCTTCCATTTCTGATGAGATCAATATTATTCCAATACCTTTTTCTTCAGCAAGTTCTTTCATCATGCGATATATCTCAGCTTTTGTGCCTACATCAATACCTTTTGTGGGTTCATCGAAAACTAATACCTTTGGATTACAACACATAGATCTTCCAATAATAACTTTTTGTTGATTACCACCACTTAGAAACTTTATTTCTTTCTCCATATCTGTAGTTTTCACTTCATAATCATTAATTACTTTTTGTGCTATATTTGATTCCATTGTTTTAGAAATCCCCATTTTGCTCTTTAACTTATCAAGTATAGAAACGCTGATATTTTCACGTATGCTCAATACTGGTAGAATTCCTTGTGCTTTACGTTCTTCTGGAAGATAAATAAAACCATTTTTTACTGAATAATTCGTGTTACCTAATTCCCAATCCTTGCCATTTAATTCAACAGATCCTGAATATACTGGTAAATATCCAAAAATTGCTTGCATCAGTTCACTTCTTCCTGCACCAACTAAACCTGTGAATCCTAGAATCTCACCTTTTTTTAAGTCAAAACTTATATCACTAAATCTTTCGCCAGTTAAATGTTTTACTTCCAACAGCTTTTCATTCTTCACCTTTGTTGAATAAAATTTTTGTGTTTGGTCTACTTTACGACCAGTCATCTGAGTAATAACCCAAGGTATATCAATACTTTTCAACCTAGAATAGACAACCTTTTTCCCATTTCTAAATACAGTGATTACATCTCCTAATGAAAATATTTCTTCTAATTTATGAGATATAAAGATAATTGCTTTATTATCTTTTTTAATTTGTTCAACAATGTCAAATAATAGTTGTGTATCTTCAGTTGTTAAACTAGTTGTTGGTTCATCTAACATTAACACTTCAAATTCTTCATGAACTGTAGCTCTAGCTATTTGAAGTAATTGCTGCTGTGATATGGAAATATCTTTCACTAAAACATCCGGTTCAACTCTAATATTAAACTTTTCTAATATCCCTACAGCTCGTTCTTCTAATATTTCCTTATTTACTAACCCTTTGAATCCTGATTTTTCATAAGGTAAAAATAAATTTTCCGCTACTGACATATGCAAAAACAAGTCAATCTCTTGGGGAACATAAGCAATTTTATCAAATAACGCTCTATTTTTAATAGCATCTTCGCCATGAATTAGAACTTTACCCTCTTCTGGTTCATATACACCTGTTAAACATTTGATTAATGTACTTTTACCAGCGCCATTTTCACCCATAATACAATGGATTTCACCTAATTCAAAAGAAACATCTACTGAATCCAAAGCTATTACACCTGGAAATATTTTTGTAATATTGTGGGCCTCTAATACTTTCATATGAATGCTCCTTTTAGCAAATCAAAGGGGCTCTTATAAAGATATAGCCCCTTTGATGCATTTATAAATTCTTATTTACTTCAACTTTAATTTTCAACAATTTTAATCCACTCATCAACATTTTCTGAATCAATATATACAATACCTGTATCAATAACTTTTGGTATATCAAGACCTATAGATACTTGCCATAACATTAATACCGACATAGAACCTTGTAATTGAGGAATAGAAGAAGATGTACCTGTAATTGTTCCTTTTTTAACATATTTTAGAATATCGATCAAATTAGCAATAGATACTATTGTAACTTGATCTGTTTTCCCAGCTTCTTCTACTGCTGCTGCAATACCTGCAGCACCACCATCACAATTTAAGTAACCTTCTAAATCTGGATTAGCTGCTAACACTGCTGCTGCTTGTGATTGAGCCTCTTCAACACTGTCATTATCAATACCACCCTCAATAACCTCAATATTAGGGTATTTAGCTAAAGCATCTAAATGTGCTTGGTAACGTTCTGCATGATTTGGAGCTGTCGGAACCCCTTGCATAACAGCAACTTTACCTTCTTCTCCAATAAGTTCTGCTAATTTATCAGATGCCATTGTAGCCTGTTCAGTAAAATCAATTCCTACACTTGTTAAGCCACTTCCAGCAGGTGCTGAAGCATCAAATAATACTACAGGGATTCCTTGCTTCTGAATTTCTTCAATAACTGCTTTGTTTCCTTCATAATCCAATGGGTCAAGAGCAATACCGTCAGGTCTCGTTGCTGCCGCTTGTTCTAATACTGTATTTTGTTCAGCCACATCAGCTGTTACAGGGGCACGGTAGTTAACAGTAACTTTAACTCCTAATTGTTCAGAAAGAGCCTTTGCTTGTGCTTGAGCACCTTTATTAACCTCATCAAACCAAGGATGTACACATTTTGGTACAACAACAAATGTTAAATCTTTACTTACTTTTGCACTACTTTCTGTAACTTCACTTTTATTCTCTTTGCTACACCCAATAACTAAACTTACAACCATAATTAATGTTAACATTAATGATAAAATTTTCTTATTCATGGATTATCCTCCTTAAGTTTTAAAAAATATTGTTATTGTTTTGAAGTAACTTTATTATATATTTAATAATGCCTTGTTCCAATGTGATGTTCTTTAGAATATGTATGAATATATTAATAAAGAGAGGAAATATTTAATATCCCCTCTCTTTATTTATTTAATGTGAATAATGCGATCAGATATATCAGCGATATACTCTTCTCTAGATTTTACGATTATAACTGTGGTTCCTAAACTGGTAAATTTTTTTATATATGATTTCACTAAGGAAACACCGTAAATGTCACAATGTACAAAAGGCTCAAGTAATATCAAAACTTTTGGCTTATAAATATACCATCTTTCAAGTAAAAGAATTATATGATCATTAATACTCATATTCTTAATATCATTTCCCGTTTCTTCTATATTACCCTTCATTTGTTTCTTTAACATTTTATCCATTCTATGTTGTGAAAAAATATATTGTAATGATGAAATTTTATCTAATGATGGAATCCAAAGATTGTCTCCATCAGACATACTTAATAATAATTCATCCACCCCTCCCATATCTGCAATGGAAACAATTTTTTTCTTTACAAAATCTGTTACATTAGAGAAATTGCATATGTTTTGTTCCAAATATATTTTCATATATTTATCTATATATCTTCCTGATATCAAATCAAAAAACTGCTCTTTTTCATTAACATCTAATATAAGAATTGTAACTACTTCACTTTTTGCAAAGTCTAAATGAATATCATCTCTTATTTTTAATCGAACATTTTTAACTGAATATATAACTTGACTAATTATATTTTGTTCGTTTTTATAACTATCTAAATCTTTTTTCTTAGACGTGATTCTTGCACCTAGTAAAAATTTCTCTAAATGATTATTATCTTTTATATACTCTTTATTACACTTCTTTACTATATATCCTTTCTTAAAAATAATATATTTGTCTGACAAAATATTTGATACGTAATCTGAGTGGCTATTTATTATAACTACCATTCTATTATTAATAACACGATTTAGGACCTCTTTGAATTGTTTAATATCCTCAATTGAGCATCCTTGAAATTCATCTTCTATCACTATGATTTTCTTTTCTAGACTATACGCTTTTACTAAGTCTATCAAGCGCTTTTCTAATCCTGATAAATCTCCCAATTTTTTATTAACATCAATATCCAATTTCAAGTGTTTTAGGAATAATTCTGTCTTAGCAGCCAATCTATTTTTCCAGTATATACCTAATATAGAGCTAACAGAATCTAAACATATATATTCTCCTACAGTCCAGTTATCAATCAAGTAATTTGAAGTAGCAATTCTATAAACAGATTTTTGTATATCAGCACAATTAACAATTCTTTGATTTACATAAAAACTTCTTTGATTTAAGTTCTCACCTTTACATAAAATATCAACTAATAAATTTTTCCCAGAGTTCATTAATCCCAAGAATCCTATACATTCTCCAGCCATTAAACTCATAGATATGTTCGTAAGTTTTACTGTAGAACTATACTCCATGTTAAAATCATGAATACGTAATATCTCCTTTTTCATTGCTTATTGGTCTTCCTTTCATAATTAGTAGGAAGCGTAATTTCTACATCAGTTCCTTGATCTATAGTGCTATAAACATTTAAACCATATTCTTCTCCAAAAAGTAGTTTTATTCTTCTTTGAATATTAGCCAATGCTATTCCCGTATGTTTTTTCTTTCTTTCCTCATTATTCTCTAGATTTTGATTAGATGCTCGGATATGCCTATTTAGTTCTAATAATGATTTACTATCCATACCTTTCCCATTATCTGAAACAGTTAATATCAGATTACTATCAGTTACAATAACTTCTATTTCAACTTTTCCACTTTCCAGACTGTCTTCTAAACCATGAAAAATAGAATTTTCCACAATAGGCTGAAGAATTAATTTTGGAATAAAATAGTCATATGCTTTTTGGTCTTCCTCATCAATGTAAATTTCTAATGAAAATCTATTATTGAAGCGATATTGCTGAATCGTCATATAATTCTGGATATATGCCAACTCATCTCGGAGTGTTACAAGGTCACCTTTACGACTTATGCTATACCTAAAAAACACTGCCAATGCTTCCACCATTTCTGCAATTTCATCATTATCATCTATTAATGCCTGTCCTCTTATAGAATCTAACGTATTATATAAAAAATGTGGATTGATTTGACTTTGCAAAGCTGTCAATTCTGCTTGTTTATCATACATTATAGCTGAATTACCTCTTATTTTTTTGTTTGAATATTTTTCTATGACATTTTTGATTTTTGGACCGAAAAGTATACCATCGGAAACTTTTTTCAGAATCTCTTCACTATCCATTGCATTCTCTATACATTGGTTTAAACTTACATCAAAAGTTATCAGAGGCTTCACTACCAAACAATATAAACTAATTAAAACTCCAATATCCACTATTATTAATGTAGCAATAAAAATTATAGGAGAAAATTCCATAATAACTCCAACAATAATTAAAACTATCAATAAAACATTACATAAAATAGCTACCCTTATTCTTTTGTGTAATTCCATACCACTCTCCTCCTACGAATATAATTTACGGTATAGAGCAGGTTTAATACCTACGATTTTCGTAAATATCTGGCTAAAATATCTAGCATCTTTATATCCAACTCCATCTGCAACTGCAGATATTGTTTTATTACTATTACGTATCATTTCTTTTGCAATCTCCATTCTTACATTAACCAAATAAGAACTAAAATTTAATCCAGTTTCTTTTTTGAAAAGTACACTAAAATAAACCGGATTCAAATCTACAATATCTGCAATATCATCTAATATTATTTTTTCATTATAATGTTCATCAATATATTGTTTTGCTTGGCGAATTGGTTTTGATAATTTTACTTCTAGAATTCTTAGACATTTCTCTAGATATTCACCTAGATATTTTTTTAATAATCTTTTTAATTTGCTTAAGGTATAACATTGTTGATATACATTCAGTAACCATTGTTTTAACTGTTCTCCTTCTTTATTTTTAATTGTAATATGGTTAAAGAACATATTAATAAGTTCATTTGTTATATCATAACAACAAGAGAAATCTATATTGTCTTGAAATTGAAATTCACTATAAATTTGATTTATACTCTGCTCAAGGGATACTTTTGATAAAGATTCAATACTCATTAAGAATAATTCTTTCTTCTTATCTAAGTATTTGTGTACATCGAATTGATTTTCCAAACATACGGATTCTACATATATCAATCTACCTGTTCCTAATTTAATTCTATTTTGAACTGCCTTAAATGATTCTTGAATGGAAAACCTTATTTTGTCGAAATTTTTTCCCTCTGAACCAATACCAATGGTAACTTCATATTGCTCGAACCCCAATAAATATTCTTGTATTTTAGTTAATATGAAGTTAATTGCATTTTTTATATCTTTGGAATCTTTTAGTTCATAATTTATTAAACAATAAAGATTAAGATTATCCTTTTCACAAATCAATTGTTCATTTACTTTTTCATTTAAATTTTCTTCAACTATAGATATTACTTTTTCAACAGTTAACCTATCTTGTCGTTTATCAATTTTTTCATAATCCCGATAGTCCAATTTAATGTCAATACCCCTATAAGCAGCTGCATTAATCATTAAATTATAGTCTTCTTTCATTTCAATTTCAGACAAGTTATCTTCGTGTTCAATTATATTATTTAGAATATTACTTTTTATGATATGTTCACTTACTGTAATTGTTTTTTTTAATTGTTCTTCTTTTTTTTGCTTGATACATGCTTTAATTATTTCTTCTTTTATTTTCTTAAGTACTTTATTTAATTCTTTATCATTGATTGGTTTTAATAAGTAATCATTTACTCCGTATTGAAGAGCTTTATGGGCATATTCAAATTCCCTATACCCACTTATAACGATAAATTTAGCCTGTCCTTTTGTCATTCGAATTAAGTCTAATCCACTGACTCTAGGCATACGAATGTCTGTAATAACAATATCAGGATGCTCAGTTAAAATAAGATCATATGCTGTTTGTCCTTTATCTACTACATCAACACATTCTAATCCAATTTCATCCCATTTAATAAGCTTTTTCACAAGCATTCCTATACGAAATTCATCATCGACAATTAATACTCTCAATTTTTTATCTCGCATTTTATCACCTCTTGGTCAACCCCTTTTTTATTACTATACCATATTTATCAAAGCAGTTAAATAAATATAACTGTCAAATTATGTCGATTAGATTGTCTTTATGACTAAAACTGATATATATTGTACTTAATAGAAAATGGTATCCCCTTTTAATAATGCACTAGGAGATACCATTTTACCTACTCTATTTGTCTAAAATGTCTTTTATATACTTAACTTCTAACATCAATCGCCTCAATCGTAATAATGGCATAGGATATTCTGTTAGATTGGACCTAACCATCAGATCAAACCATAATGCACCAGCTTCTACATTCGGTTTATTTCTCATAAACCATTTTAATATATTATCTGTTATATTAGGTATATCATAATCTATTTTCAATTTCTTAGCAGGAAGTAAGAGTACTGGTAACTCAATAGAAGTTAGATTACTATTAATACTATATGAGTATTTACATTCTAATTGAATCATTAGTTCGTTTATCTGTCCATTGGCTATACTTGTAATCATATCTTGTAAATGGTCCTTAAGTATCTGTTCAATTGGTCTTCCTGTTTTGATTGAAGCTACAGGTATTATTTTCCATATATCAATCTTAGGTATATATGGATTGGTAAAACTCACAACTGGAGTTTGATAAATAAATGCTTCATTTGTTATTCTTCCTTCAATCAACTCCTTATTTCTAATCATATAGGAACTTGTAACAGCATTCTGTATAGATAGAACATTAATGTTTGGCACTCTGATTATACGTTTAGATATACCCAAACCTTCATCTACAGTTAAATATTTTCCCGTTTTGATAGATTTGAATATATAATTAACATGATTATCTTCATCAGCTTTTATAGTGTAATAGTTATCTATTTCAACAATAGGTTCAACTATACTTACTGGTCTTGTTTCCTCGTCTATTATAGTAATCTTAAGAGCTTTCACTTTAGTCTTATCTTCATTGATGATATCAATTGATGATTCTTTGGTATAGAATTTATAACAATTATCGTTGCAATCATTTTCTTTACATAATGTAGGATAATTTTTTAATTCCCAAGTCCTAGAAACATCTTCAACAAGAATAATAAAAGATTCAACTGCTATAACAGCCTTTTCCAGTAAATCCTTGTCGCAATCAGTTTGATTTATTTTACATAAATATTCCTCCAGATCTTTTGAAACAGCTGGATATACCATTACAAATTCAGCTAGAGCATCGATCAAATCTCTATTCCCTCGGTTATCTTCTATAGAATATTCTTCTGATATATTATATTTAATCGTAAAATATGTTGCATCTTGAGTATAATGATAATCCTTTTTATACTCGAAAGCATAGTCCCATTTACATGCATCTCTAATATCATCTGACTCTTCATACTTATGCTTGTTGAATTGATTCACCATAGAAGGTGGTGTAGGGTAAGCTCTGTAAATTATAGGTACTTCAAATTTACCAAGTGAACTACTTAATGGCTTTTTATTGTCCTTATCGTTCTTGATGACAAAAGATAACCATGATGAAGCTTTATAACCCTCAATTCCTGGCACATTACTTATTTCATGCTCTATATCCGTAACTTGATAGTCAAGGTCTAGTAGTACGTTGCTAGTCATTTTATCTTTTAGCTTTTCATCGCCGCTGCTTAAAGAAAATGTCAAATGACGTATTTCATTATCAGT
The sequence above is a segment of the Vallitalea longa genome. Coding sequences within it:
- a CDS encoding FGGY-family carbohydrate kinase, whose product is MEKYFIGIDSGTTSIKAVLFNLKGKEIAKKAFALTGIFPKENQYEEDMYEIWGKAKLCIKDITSRYSKDNIVGIGITAQGDGLWMVDENIEPVRNGCCFCDGRASEFVDEWVKDGTCDKLFELTGTRIFTGNQNGIVRWMEKYEKENLDKSKHLLHLKDYLFYKFTGEITTDATDQSLIMINQKDRTYMDEAFKICGIEKYRDKYPPIKSAKENAFHILGELADELKLNKDVIVTSGPMDVGACALGSGVIQKGHCCSIIGTAALHEMVIDEPLKDNIKAGMTVAHVMEGKWLRLMASLAGTPNLEWMLNTIGKQIIIDAKEAGDNVYSYMEKVIESVPIGSRGIMYHPYLLAGGERAPFTDSRARASYTGISVKHTLDDIIRATYEGVAFAMLDCYQHMPLNIEQVTICGGGAKSNIWCQMFADVLGKKIITVKGEELGAKGVIINNAIVQGFYKDYLEAVEETVEVNKIFEPNIINQKKYMEYYGLYKRTYQVLQETWKLREKLIKKEW
- a CDS encoding ABC transporter permease; protein product: MSEKIIKKNITFINSLKKSNMTAIGAVLILMIALASIFSPYFLDIYNLQSLVRDLAFIGMIGIGQSLLLLIGELDLSVGKIASLSGIMSGMMMMNWGLNPYLALIAGLIVGLILGYTNGLIITKLRLNAMVATIGMQGVYGGINLVLTKGKAITGIPSTIHFLGKGNLGPIPIPFVFTLIVLVLVMFLIKKTKTGRYIYAIGNNKEAAKILGIKVDKIRGMIYGMVGLISALAGILYVARLGSAQSSIGQNWPMNSIAASVIGGVALTGGIGNPAGALIGAAIISIIQNMIVLFGVNVYWQSAVSGFVVVIAISFSSLSTIIRERKQRKIKVTKVS
- a CDS encoding sugar ABC transporter ATP-binding protein yields the protein MKVLEAHNITKIFPGVIALDSVDVSFELGEIHCIMGENGAGKSTLIKCLTGVYEPEEGKVLIHGEDAIKNRALFDKIAYVPQEIDLFLHMSVAENLFLPYEKSGFKGLVNKEILEERAVGILEKFNIRVEPDVLVKDISISQQQLLQIARATVHEEFEVLMLDEPTTSLTTEDTQLLFDIVEQIKKDNKAIIFISHKLEEIFSLGDVITVFRNGKKVVYSRLKSIDIPWVITQMTGRKVDQTQKFYSTKVKNEKLLEVKHLTGERFSDISFDLKKGEILGFTGLVGAGRSELMQAIFGYLPVYSGSVELNGKDWELGNTNYSVKNGFIYLPEERKAQGILPVLSIRENISVSILDKLKSKMGISKTMESNIAQKVINDYEVKTTDMEKEIKFLSGGNQQKVIIGRSMCCNPKVLVFDEPTKGIDVGTKAEIYRMMKELAEEKGIGIILISSEMEEIMKCSNRIIALYNGRKAGEFDISADKEELLGSIIGVR
- a CDS encoding substrate-binding domain-containing protein, which produces MNKKILSLMLTLIMVVSLVIGCSKENKSEVTESSAKVSKDLTFVVVPKCVHPWFDEVNKGAQAQAKALSEQLGVKVTVNYRAPVTADVAEQNTVLEQAAATRPDGIALDPLDYEGNKAVIEEIQKQGIPVVLFDASAPAGSGLTSVGIDFTEQATMASDKLAELIGEEGKVAVMQGVPTAPNHAERYQAHLDALAKYPNIEVIEGGIDNDSVEEAQSQAAAVLAANPDLEGYLNCDGGAAGIAAAVEEAGKTDQVTIVSIANLIDILKYVKKGTITGTSSSIPQLQGSMSVLMLWQVSIGLDIPKVIDTGIVYIDSENVDEWIKIVEN
- a CDS encoding ATP-binding cassette domain-containing protein, translated to MKKEILRIHDFNMEYSSTVKLTNISMSLMAGECIGFLGLMNSGKNLLVDILCKGENLNQRSFYVNQRIVNCADIQKSVYRIATSNYLIDNWTVGEYICLDSVSSILGIYWKNRLAAKTELFLKHLKLDIDVNKKLGDLSGLEKRLIDLVKAYSLEKKIIVIEDEFQGCSIEDIKQFKEVLNRVINNRMVVIINSHSDYVSNILSDKYIIFKKGYIVKKCNKEYIKDNNHLEKFLLGARITSKKKDLDSYKNEQNIISQVIYSVKNVRLKIRDDIHLDFAKSEVVTILILDVNEKEQFFDLISGRYIDKYMKIYLEQNICNFSNVTDFVKKKIVSIADMGGVDELLLSMSDGDNLWIPSLDKISSLQYIFSQHRMDKMLKKQMKGNIEETGNDIKNMSINDHIILLLERWYIYKPKVLILLEPFVHCDIYGVSLVKSYIKKFTSLGTTVIIVKSREEYIADISDRIIHIK
- a CDS encoding sensor histidine kinase, giving the protein MELHKRIRVAILCNVLLIVLIIVGVIMEFSPIIFIATLIIVDIGVLISLYCLVVKPLITFDVSLNQCIENAMDSEEILKKVSDGILFGPKIKNVIEKYSNKKIRGNSAIMYDKQAELTALQSQINPHFLYNTLDSIRGQALIDDNDEIAEMVEALAVFFRYSISRKGDLVTLRDELAYIQNYMTIQQYRFNNRFSLEIYIDEEDQKAYDYFIPKLILQPIVENSIFHGLEDSLESGKVEIEVIVTDSNLILTVSDNGKGMDSKSLLELNRHIRASNQNLENNEERKKKHTGIALANIQRRIKLLFGEEYGLNVYSTIDQGTDVEITLPTNYERKTNKQ
- a CDS encoding response regulator transcription factor, producing the protein MRDKKLRVLIVDDEFRIGMLVKKLIKWDEIGLECVDVVDKGQTAYDLILTEHPDIVITDIRMPRVSGLDLIRMTKGQAKFIVISGYREFEYAHKALQYGVNDYLLKPINDKELNKVLKKIKEEIIKACIKQKKEEQLKKTITVSEHIIKSNILNNIIEHEDNLSEIEMKEDYNLMINAAAYRGIDIKLDYRDYEKIDKRQDRLTVEKVISIVEENLNEKVNEQLICEKDNLNLYCLINYELKDSKDIKNAINFILTKIQEYLLGFEQYEVTIGIGSEGKNFDKIRFSIQESFKAVQNRIKLGTGRLIYVESVCLENQFDVHKYLDKKKELFLMSIESLSKVSLEQSINQIYSEFQFQDNIDFSCCYDITNELINMFFNHITIKNKEGEQLKQWLLNVYQQCYTLSKLKRLLKKYLGEYLEKCLRILEVKLSKPIRQAKQYIDEHYNEKIILDDIADIVDLNPVYFSVLFKKETGLNFSSYLVNVRMEIAKEMIRNSNKTISAVADGVGYKDARYFSQIFTKIVGIKPALYRKLYS